One window of the Anolis sagrei isolate rAnoSag1 chromosome 5, rAnoSag1.mat, whole genome shotgun sequence genome contains the following:
- the LOC132775492 gene encoding alcohol dehydrogenase 1B-like has protein sequence MNTAGEVIKCKAAVIWEPKKPFSIVEIEVAPPKAHEVRIKILASGICRSDDHVLSGEIKVTFPVILGHEAVGVVESVGEGVTRVKPGDKVIPLFIPQCEECRPCIHPRGNLCKFNGLGTFAGLMPDGTSRFSCKGELVHNFISTSTFTEYTVVHESSVAKIDAAAPPEKVCLIGCGFSTGYGAVINSAKVEPGSTCAIFGLGGVGLSAVMGCKAAGASRIIGVNRSKEKFPKAKELGATECVSPLDFEKPINEVLFDMTDGAGVDYSFEAIGHTDTMAAALASCNRNYGVSVMVGFAPALSEIAFSPALLFTGRTWKGSLFGGWKSKDAVPKLVSEFMQKKFTLDPLITHTMPFEKINEGFELLRAGKSIRSVLIF, from the exons ATGAACACTGCAGGAGAG GTCATCAAATGCAAAGCAGCTGTAATCTGGGAACCCAAGAAACCATTTAGTATTGTGGAAATAGAAGTGGCACCACCAAAAGCACATGAAGTTCGTATAAAG ATCTTGGCTTCTGGGATCTGCCGTTCAGATGACCATGTATTGAGTGGTGAGATAAAAGTAACCTTCCCCGTTATTCTTGGTCATGAAGCAGTTGGTGTTGTGGAGAGTGTTGGGGAAGGAGTAACCCGTGTGAAGCCAG GAGACAAAGTCATCCCATTGTTTATCCCACAATGTGAGGAATGCCGTCCTTGCATTCATCCCAGAGGTAACCTGTGTAAGTTTAATGG CTTGGGAACATTTGCTGGACTTATGCCTGATGGAACCAGCAGATTCTCTTGCAAAGGGGAGCTAGTTCACAATTTCATCAGCACCAGCACCTTCACTGAATATACTGTAGTACATGAGTCCTCAGTAGCCAAAATTGATGCTGCAGCTCCTCCTGAGAAAGTGTGCCTGATTGGCTGTGGATTTTCCACTGGTTATGGCGCTGTCATAAATTCTGCAAAG GTGGAACCTGGCTCTACCTGTGCCATTTTTGGACTGGGAGGAGTTGGTCTCTCAGCAGTGATGGGTTGCAAAGCAGCTGGAGCATCACGAATCATTGGAGTTAACAGAAGCAAGGAGAAGTTTCCTAAAGCGAAAGAGTTGGGAGCCACTGAGTGTGTCAGCCCTCTGGATTTTGAGAAGCCCATCAATGAAGTGCTGTTTGACATGACGGATGGAGCTGGCGTCGACtattcatttgaagccattgggCATACCGACACTATG GCTGCTGCCTTGGCTTCATGCAACAGGAACTATGGTGTTAGTGTGATGGTGGGATTTGCGCCTGCATTATCTGAGATTGCTTTCTCCCCAGCACTTCTCTTCACTGGCCGCACTTGGAAAGGATCTTTATTTGGAG GCTGGAAAAGCAAAGATGCTGTTCCTAAATTGGTTTCAGAATTCATGCAGAAAAAGTTTACTCTGGATCCACTCATTACACACACTATGCCCTTTGAGAAAATCAATGAAGGGTTTGAACTGCTCCGGGCAGGAAAAAG tatTCGCAGTGTTCTGATATTTTGA